A window from Aliamphritea hakodatensis encodes these proteins:
- the cpaB gene encoding Flp pilus assembly protein CpaB: MIKSRTLLLLLLSGLLAVAAVFVANNWLARQQPQVVEKTVVTETEVVMTAALEIPYGKKIESRHLKRLEMPVGLAPDGAVRSAQQLEGMVANADILPGEILMQARFSEHLEGSTLASLIEPNMRAVTVRVNDVVGVGGFLLPGNRVDVLASRTVKKRTTTKTILSDLKVLAVDQTASTDEKDPVIVRAVTLEVSPLQAEDIVKARDEGPIQLSLRNPKDRGVIKKPAVRRVSSGSYVTIIRGTNVQKSKVRL, encoded by the coding sequence ATGATTAAATCAAGAACCCTATTGCTGTTACTGCTGTCAGGTTTGCTGGCGGTGGCGGCAGTCTTTGTAGCCAATAACTGGTTAGCCAGGCAACAGCCACAGGTCGTCGAAAAAACAGTGGTGACTGAAACCGAAGTTGTGATGACTGCTGCGCTGGAAATCCCTTATGGCAAGAAAATTGAATCCCGACATCTGAAACGTCTTGAAATGCCGGTTGGACTGGCGCCGGACGGTGCAGTACGCAGCGCCCAGCAACTGGAAGGCATGGTGGCCAATGCCGATATTCTGCCTGGTGAAATTCTGATGCAGGCCCGTTTCAGTGAACACCTGGAAGGCAGCACTCTGGCGTCACTGATTGAGCCGAATATGCGTGCGGTAACCGTACGGGTAAATGATGTTGTGGGGGTGGGTGGATTCCTGTTACCAGGTAACCGCGTAGACGTTCTGGCCAGCCGTACGGTGAAAAAACGCACCACGACTAAAACCATTCTCAGCGACCTTAAGGTATTAGCTGTGGATCAGACCGCCAGTACCGATGAGAAAGATCCGGTGATTGTCCGTGCAGTTACCTTAGAAGTCTCACCGCTGCAGGCAGAAGACATTGTTAAAGCCCGTGATGAAGGCCCTATTCAGCTGAGCCTGCGTAACCCTAAAGATCGCGGTGTGATTAAAAAGCCGGCTGTACGTCGGGTCAGCAGTGGCTCGTACGTCACCATTATTCGCGGCACGAATGTGCAGAAAAGCAAGGTAAGGCTGTAA
- a CDS encoding AAA family ATPase has translation MKKHQQDPLMNGGGSASGVNGNGNGSGNVVSPFRMLAPRPTSIEETCLNKQFLVDLVSKHLYDAGGLTISQLVHRVCLSGSIIEEILNYLRQESRLEVLPRLGQSKELYYSLTDLGRIAGQEAMNKNGYIGPAPVPVSEYEKVVQAQSVHRVIIKQKETQQAFEDIVIRPTLLDQLGPAMNSGRSIVIYGPPGTGKTYITQRLTRLLTDACLIPYAISVNESIIQLYDPLVHKAADQASGTDGKPNLLFNEGHDPRYKLCKRPVVISGGELTLDMLEVKYEPSTKIYRAPLQLKANNGMYIIDDMGRQRVSPVELFNRWIYPMEERKDLLSLANGNSFEVPFDEILIFSTNINPLELGDAAFLRRIGHKIFFDTLDKFAFTEIWKKVCIEKQIEFDQTLLTYIFEEHYQREQRPLLPCHPRDILGIAQDKALYLADPEKLSEELIDWAWKSYFVKLDQEEDQFAGSGKLSGGHYD, from the coding sequence ATGAAAAAGCACCAGCAAGATCCTTTAATGAATGGTGGTGGCTCCGCATCCGGGGTTAACGGTAACGGCAACGGTAGTGGAAATGTCGTATCACCTTTCAGAATGCTGGCCCCACGGCCAACCAGTATTGAAGAAACCTGTTTGAACAAACAGTTCCTGGTTGATCTTGTCAGCAAACACCTTTATGACGCCGGCGGCCTGACCATTTCACAGCTGGTCCACAGGGTATGTCTGTCCGGTTCAATTATTGAAGAGATCCTCAATTATTTGCGTCAGGAAAGTCGTTTGGAAGTGTTGCCCCGTTTAGGGCAAAGCAAGGAGCTGTATTACAGCCTGACCGATTTAGGACGGATTGCCGGCCAGGAGGCGATGAACAAAAACGGTTATATCGGCCCGGCGCCGGTACCTGTTTCTGAATATGAGAAAGTGGTTCAGGCGCAGTCGGTTCACCGGGTCATTATTAAGCAGAAAGAAACGCAGCAGGCTTTTGAAGATATTGTTATCCGGCCTACCTTGCTGGATCAGCTGGGACCTGCGATGAATTCTGGCCGTTCAATTGTGATTTATGGGCCGCCGGGTACCGGTAAAACTTATATTACCCAGCGGCTGACCCGGTTACTGACCGATGCCTGCCTGATTCCATATGCAATTTCTGTGAATGAAAGCATCATCCAGCTCTATGACCCTCTGGTACATAAAGCTGCCGATCAGGCATCCGGCACAGACGGTAAACCAAACCTTTTATTTAATGAAGGCCATGACCCGCGTTACAAGCTGTGTAAACGTCCGGTCGTGATCAGTGGCGGGGAGCTGACCCTGGATATGCTGGAAGTGAAATATGAACCCAGCACCAAGATTTACCGTGCCCCCTTACAGCTTAAAGCCAATAACGGCATGTACATCATTGATGATATGGGCCGTCAGCGGGTGAGTCCTGTGGAGTTATTTAACCGCTGGATTTACCCCATGGAAGAACGCAAAGATTTGCTGAGTCTGGCAAACGGTAACAGTTTTGAAGTGCCGTTTGACGAGATTCTTATTTTTTCCACTAACATCAATCCACTGGAACTGGGTGATGCGGCTTTCTTACGCCGAATCGGCCATAAGATCTTTTTCGATACGCTGGACAAGTTTGCTTTTACGGAAATCTGGAAAAAAGTCTGTATCGAAAAACAGATCGAGTTTGATCAAACATTACTGACATACATTTTCGAGGAGCATTATCAGCGAGAGCAGCGACCTTTACTGCCATGTCACCCCCGAGACATACTAGGAATAGCGCAGGACAAGGCGCTGTATCTCGCTGACCCCGAAAAACTGTCTGAAGAGTTGATCGACTGGGCCTGGAAAAGTTACTTCGTAAAACTTGATCAGGAAGAAGACCAGTTTGCCGGCTCCGGCAAGCTGTCAGGAGGTCATTATGATTAA
- a CDS encoding prepilin peptidase yields MLVLLLLFLAVTVSDITRHIIPNVLNLMILICGVVFQLEMIGLSGLMTALGGLLVGLLFFLPFYIVGGMAAGDVKLMAAAATMLGPATAIFAAGLSLVAGLFLALLVVACKGDLLALLKRYFMIFKTLFFTRQFIYIKPQEGEAAALRFPYALAIVTGTVLALAYQSQLGFVHLRELLTGGAL; encoded by the coding sequence ATGCTGGTATTGCTGCTCCTATTTTTAGCGGTAACAGTGAGTGACATCACGCGGCATATTATTCCGAATGTACTGAATTTGATGATTCTTATATGTGGCGTTGTTTTCCAACTGGAAATGATAGGGCTGAGTGGATTAATGACCGCTCTTGGCGGTTTGTTGGTGGGTTTGCTCTTCTTTCTTCCTTTTTATATTGTCGGCGGCATGGCCGCCGGGGATGTAAAACTGATGGCCGCTGCAGCAACAATGCTTGGTCCTGCGACAGCGATATTTGCAGCAGGGCTGAGCCTGGTTGCCGGTTTGTTTCTGGCACTGTTGGTGGTGGCCTGTAAAGGTGACCTATTAGCACTGCTGAAACGCTACTTCATGATTTTTAAAACGCTGTTTTTTACCCGTCAGTTTATTTATATCAAACCGCAGGAAGGCGAAGCAGCAGCGTTACGTTTTCCTTATGCACTGGCGATTGTAACCGGAACGGTACTGGCGCTGGCGTATCAGTCTCAACTTGGGTTTGTTCACTTACGTGAATTACTCACAGGCGGTGCCTTATGA
- a CDS encoding Flp family type IVb pilin, giving the protein MNMQKIKTQLEAFLKDEEGLTTVEYAIAGSLVGLAVVTAFTDLGTQVGTTIGDLEDAITPAAAPAPQ; this is encoded by the coding sequence ATGAACATGCAAAAAATAAAAACTCAGTTGGAAGCATTCCTTAAAGATGAAGAAGGCCTGACAACAGTTGAGTACGCGATAGCCGGTAGCCTGGTAGGTCTTGCGGTCGTAACTGCATTTACCGACCTGGGGACCCAGGTAGGAACTACGATTGGCGATCTTGAAGATGCAATCACACCAGCAGCTGCTCCTGCTCCTCAATAA
- a CDS encoding AraC family transcriptional regulator, translating to MLWVDLRNQSNQSCLSSSFDGICHTQTVKQSSTCPRLLNTAEADLICFEYDYPDIQSLHLLQQTRQSDPDLPILMFTEQHSEALAIWAFRTGVWDYHVKPLSEADMVHITDSLKTASEFRDAIKLRNIRCDSEPLPEEVRFRAPTSGESTLQHAVNYVQNHYPEKILESDMAEMCGLTVNKFCRLFKQTYDLTFQEYLIGYRLKESTRLLLNPVASIADVAFTVGFNDPSYYARVFKKYMGLSPSECRQLLKEKREIGNIDTRIMEMKIPV from the coding sequence ATGCTCTGGGTTGACCTTAGAAACCAGTCAAATCAATCATGTTTATCAAGCAGTTTTGATGGAATCTGTCATACGCAGACGGTCAAGCAATCCTCCACATGTCCCCGTTTGCTGAACACCGCTGAAGCGGACCTTATCTGTTTTGAGTATGATTATCCGGATATACAGAGTTTGCACCTGTTACAGCAAACCCGGCAGTCAGACCCGGATCTCCCCATTCTGATGTTCACCGAACAACATTCCGAAGCGTTGGCAATCTGGGCATTTCGTACCGGGGTTTGGGACTACCATGTAAAACCGCTTTCTGAAGCAGACATGGTACATATCACCGACTCACTGAAAACCGCCAGTGAGTTCAGAGACGCCATTAAATTACGTAATATTCGCTGTGACAGCGAGCCCCTGCCAGAGGAAGTGCGATTCCGGGCGCCCACCAGTGGTGAATCAACCTTGCAGCATGCCGTCAATTACGTGCAAAACCATTATCCGGAAAAAATTCTGGAGTCTGATATGGCTGAAATGTGTGGCCTGACGGTCAATAAATTCTGCAGGTTATTCAAACAAACTTACGATCTGACCTTTCAGGAATACCTCATTGGTTACCGGCTGAAAGAATCAACCCGTTTACTGCTCAATCCTGTCGCCTCGATTGCTGATGTGGCTTTCACCGTAGGCTTTAATGACCCGTCTTATTATGCCCGGGTATTCAAAAAATATATGGGGCTGAGCCCGTCAGAGTGCCGTCAGTTACTGAAAGAAAAACGTGAAATCGGGAACATAGATACCCGGATAATGGAAATGAAAATACCGGTGTAA
- a CDS encoding MarR family winged helix-turn-helix transcriptional regulator, with protein MTANDDLSLLDERLCFALYSTAQAITREYKSLLGRLNMTYPQYLVFLALTPEDEITVKALGERLYLDSGTLSPLLKRMQQAGLIHRYRDAEDERKVMVSLTAQARELTPEIAAIQQEVACSTGLKKPEFEQLLGQLQQLNRHLRLGHD; from the coding sequence ATGACTGCAAATGATGACCTTTCTTTACTCGATGAGCGCCTGTGTTTTGCGCTGTATTCGACCGCTCAGGCGATAACCCGGGAGTATAAAAGCTTACTGGGTCGCCTGAATATGACCTACCCTCAGTATTTGGTGTTTCTGGCATTAACGCCGGAAGATGAAATCACCGTTAAAGCGCTGGGGGAACGTCTGTATCTGGACTCAGGTACGCTTTCTCCTTTACTGAAACGTATGCAACAGGCCGGTCTGATCCACCGTTACCGTGATGCTGAAGATGAACGGAAGGTTATGGTGAGCCTGACCGCTCAGGCCCGTGAATTAACCCCCGAAATCGCGGCTATTCAGCAGGAAGTTGCCTGCTCAACCGGTCTGAAAAAGCCTGAATTTGAACAGTTACTTGGCCAGTTGCAACAGCTTAACCGGCATTTACGTCTGGGACATGACTGA
- a CDS encoding YceI family protein, protein MNLKMLTRLLPVSAIAAGMLAASVSVQADWQLNNQQSSLNFLSVKKVHIAETFHITRLAGQLSDSGKLSVQLDLDSIETNIGIRNERMREHLFETSKFKTATLNSQLPADVMQTVKNGGFVNAEVDASLSFHGLEKPLKVKVSLLSDGKQVLASSSQPVVLTAETYGLTAGIDKLKSLAGLDYIGYTVPVSFSLVLEQ, encoded by the coding sequence ATGAATCTGAAAATGTTAACCCGCCTGTTGCCTGTATCTGCTATTGCTGCGGGCATGTTGGCAGCCAGTGTCAGTGTACAGGCAGACTGGCAACTGAATAATCAGCAGTCCAGCCTGAATTTCTTATCGGTCAAGAAAGTACATATCGCTGAAACCTTTCATATTACCCGGTTAGCCGGCCAGCTCAGCGACAGTGGCAAATTGTCAGTACAGCTGGATCTGGACAGTATCGAGACCAATATCGGCATCCGTAACGAGCGCATGCGGGAACATTTATTTGAAACGTCTAAATTTAAAACCGCCACTCTGAACAGCCAGTTACCCGCCGATGTTATGCAAACGGTGAAAAATGGCGGTTTTGTGAATGCTGAAGTGGATGCCTCACTGAGTTTTCATGGTCTGGAAAAACCCCTGAAAGTGAAAGTCAGCCTGCTGTCTGACGGTAAACAGGTACTGGCCAGCAGCAGCCAGCCTGTGGTGCTGACAGCTGAAACCTATGGCCTTACGGCGGGGATTGATAAGCTGAAATCATTGGCGGGGCTGGATTATATCGGCTATACAGTGCCGGTCAGTTTTAGCCTGGTGCTTGAGCAATAA
- a CDS encoding organic hydroperoxide resistance protein yields MQLDKTLYVAKAEATGGREGYIRSDDGALDMPLTTPKALGGEGKFGVNPEQLFAAGYAACFIGAMKVVAQRNGKTLNSAAKVNGEVGIGPVGKGFNISVVLNIDVPEMSRGELETLVSAAHEVCPYSNATRNNVDVVLKIV; encoded by the coding sequence ATGCAATTAGACAAAACTTTATATGTGGCTAAAGCTGAAGCAACAGGTGGGCGTGAAGGCTATATACGTTCGGATGACGGTGCGCTGGATATGCCGCTGACTACTCCTAAAGCCCTGGGCGGTGAAGGTAAGTTTGGTGTGAATCCGGAGCAACTGTTTGCTGCAGGCTATGCCGCGTGCTTCATCGGGGCGATGAAGGTAGTGGCCCAGCGTAACGGGAAAACCCTCAATTCTGCAGCTAAGGTTAATGGCGAGGTAGGTATCGGTCCAGTGGGTAAAGGGTTCAATATCAGTGTGGTGCTGAATATTGACGTCCCTGAAATGTCCCGGGGAGAACTGGAAACGCTGGTCAGTGCTGCCCATGAGGTATGCCCGTATTCCAATGCTACCCGTAATAACGTTGATGTTGTACTGAAGATCGTCTGA
- a CDS encoding tautomerase family protein produces MPYVNIKVTKEGGPDNSGPTAAQKAELIAGVTELLSRVLNKNPATTFVVVDEVSLDDWGIGGMPVVDYRNMLAEQADKALKQ; encoded by the coding sequence ATGCCTTACGTAAATATTAAAGTTACAAAAGAAGGTGGCCCGGATAACAGCGGCCCGACAGCGGCACAGAAAGCGGAACTGATTGCCGGAGTGACAGAGTTGTTATCCCGGGTGCTGAATAAAAATCCGGCTACGACATTTGTGGTGGTCGATGAAGTATCGCTGGACGACTGGGGGATCGGCGGTATGCCGGTTGTGGATTACCGGAACATGCTGGCAGAACAGGCTGATAAGGCACTCAAACAGTGA
- a CDS encoding nuclear transport factor 2 family protein, protein MAVKDRAMADICDLMSRYLEGLYQADTGVLAGVFHPDARYVNMTEGDYMNKSLAEYFSAVEKRIPPAVRGDTRRERIISVEFGGERMAFVKASMTMMGREYLDFLTLTCDQHGWRIMSKVFSYVSQTETV, encoded by the coding sequence ATGGCTGTGAAAGATCGTGCCATGGCGGATATCTGTGATCTGATGTCCCGATACCTTGAAGGGCTGTATCAGGCAGATACCGGTGTTCTGGCGGGTGTATTTCATCCGGATGCCCGTTACGTGAACATGACAGAAGGTGACTACATGAATAAGTCACTGGCTGAATATTTCTCCGCGGTGGAAAAACGGATTCCACCGGCTGTGCGGGGGGACACTCGCCGTGAGCGGATTATCTCGGTTGAGTTTGGCGGTGAACGGATGGCCTTTGTTAAAGCATCCATGACCATGATGGGGCGGGAGTATCTGGATTTTCTCACGCTCACCTGTGACCAGCATGGCTGGCGGATCATGAGTAAAGTTTTTTCCTATGTATCTCAGACAGAGACTGTTTAA